A genomic segment from Methanolobus zinderi encodes:
- a CDS encoding ABC transporter substrate binding protein, whose protein sequence is MISPKTVRAFLLLFILTGLLIGEIGFVSAQDSANVTSVSDPGHKKATILVLHSYYSTYEWSNDITKGVMYVLDNSEYRDADIYFEYMDAKRHPEPEYIVSLSEVYSHKYDDPEQFDLIIVSDNHAIDFLTSEAGLEIFPPDIPVVFCGANDFDPAWLEKRPNMTGVIESIEPSETLDLILKFHPDTKNLLVISDHNTHTSRIVTEQTKQAFEPYNGTLDIHYLEDMTAAQMQERVASVSNDTVIFLLLFNRDRAGNEVTMMESIEMVTSSSKVPVYSAWDFYLGKGIVGGKLTSAFNDGRLAGELGVRLLNGEDPASIPVQDSKYHDFMFDWEQLERFSISEDELPEGSIIINRVPNLYELYKTEILVTAIVIVFLLIVVSFLLINQNRLKDTQAQLLAAKEKAEEADRLKSVFIANVSHELRTPLNGILGFSEMMKLSNISTEKKLHYADVINTSGKQLLGLINNILDISSIEAGKVTVRKTEFDVNEMLLELYSVFRPQFEINKPGVDLIFNQAHDDENFLIYSDKQMIRQILTNLLGNALKFTQDGIVEFGYSMPDHNTIQFYVKDTGIGIPEERYDCVFGRFKQVDDGSSKQYEGTGLGMSISKGLAQLLGGDIEFESEVGAGSVFYLRVPHVRRFHERDGKLQ, encoded by the coding sequence ATGATATCACCAAAAACGGTTCGGGCTTTTCTGTTACTATTCATCCTGACTGGTCTGCTAATTGGCGAAATCGGCTTTGTTTCTGCTCAGGATTCTGCAAATGTGACATCAGTGTCTGATCCCGGGCATAAGAAGGCAACGATACTCGTGCTTCATTCCTATTATTCTACATACGAGTGGTCAAACGATATCACAAAGGGAGTTATGTACGTTCTGGATAACAGCGAATACCGTGATGCTGATATATATTTTGAATATATGGATGCAAAAAGGCATCCCGAACCCGAGTATATCGTCAGTCTCTCTGAAGTGTACAGTCATAAGTATGATGATCCTGAGCAATTTGACCTGATAATAGTGTCTGACAATCATGCAATTGATTTCTTAACTTCAGAGGCAGGACTTGAGATCTTCCCGCCTGACATTCCTGTTGTTTTCTGCGGAGCCAATGACTTTGATCCCGCATGGCTTGAAAAAAGACCCAATATGACAGGTGTTATCGAATCCATAGAACCTTCCGAAACCCTTGATCTGATCCTGAAGTTCCATCCTGATACAAAGAACCTGCTTGTGATAAGTGATCACAATACCCACACATCACGGATAGTTACAGAGCAGACAAAACAGGCCTTTGAACCTTACAACGGGACTCTGGATATCCATTACCTTGAGGACATGACCGCAGCTCAGATGCAGGAAAGAGTTGCTTCAGTATCAAATGATACGGTTATATTTCTCCTCCTTTTTAATCGGGACAGGGCGGGAAATGAGGTGACAATGATGGAATCCATTGAGATGGTGACATCAAGTTCGAAGGTGCCTGTCTATTCTGCATGGGATTTCTATTTAGGTAAAGGGATCGTGGGTGGCAAACTGACGAGTGCTTTTAATGACGGAAGACTTGCAGGCGAGCTTGGCGTAAGATTACTCAATGGTGAGGACCCTGCCAGCATCCCGGTACAGGACAGCAAGTATCATGATTTCATGTTCGACTGGGAACAACTGGAGCGTTTCTCAATATCCGAGGATGAACTCCCGGAAGGTAGTATCATTATCAATCGCGTTCCGAATCTGTATGAGTTGTATAAGACTGAGATACTTGTGACTGCAATTGTAATCGTTTTCCTGCTCATTGTGGTTTCCTTCCTCCTGATTAACCAAAATAGGCTCAAGGACACCCAGGCTCAACTGCTTGCTGCAAAGGAGAAAGCAGAAGAAGCGGACAGGCTGAAATCCGTATTCATTGCTAATGTAAGCCACGAACTGCGTACACCTCTCAACGGGATTCTGGGTTTTTCAGAAATGATGAAACTGTCAAACATTTCCACAGAAAAGAAGTTGCATTACGCAGATGTCATTAACACAAGCGGAAAGCAGTTGCTTGGCCTGATAAACAATATACTGGACATCTCAAGCATAGAAGCAGGCAAGGTCACAGTCCGGAAGACGGAATTCGATGTCAATGAAATGCTTCTTGAGCTATATTCCGTATTCAGGCCACAGTTTGAGATTAATAAACCCGGTGTTGACCTGATATTTAATCAGGCTCATGATGACGAAAATTTCTTGATATACTCAGACAAACAGATGATCCGCCAGATCCTTACCAACCTGCTCGGCAATGCGTTGAAGTTCACACAGGATGGTATCGTAGAATTTGGCTACAGTATGCCGGATCATAATACCATTCAGTTCTACGTAAAGGACACGGGAATAGGCATCCCGGAAGAGAGGTATGATTGCGTATTCGGACGTTTCAAACAGGTGGACGACGGTTCCTCAAAACAGTATGAAGGAACGGGCCTTGGTATGTCCATATCAAAGGGTCTTGCACAGCTTCTGGGTGGCGACATCGAATTTGAGTCTGAGGTTGGTGCGGGGAGCGTTTTTTATTTGAGGGTGCCTCATGTCAGGAGGTTCCATGAACGTGATGGTAAGTTACAGTAG
- a CDS encoding cache domain-containing protein, with translation MSSSKSIPCIFIISFLLIVAAGCTSTEDSSIYEEEEEIVGEIETGLTPQEEYTISRVNEAIDLMNDKGEQAFPEFRENNSEWFHDDFYIFIWKTDGTRVVYPPDVSSEGEDMSDLEDYNGKPIGQLFIDTALSVEGEGWVDYYWPKPGENEPSMKHTYIKRTYIGDEAYLVGSGYYPD, from the coding sequence ATGAGTAGTTCAAAATCCATACCCTGTATTTTTATCATAAGCTTTTTACTGATAGTTGCAGCTGGATGTACATCGACTGAGGATTCATCCATCTATGAAGAGGAAGAAGAGATAGTCGGAGAGATCGAAACAGGACTGACACCTCAGGAAGAGTACACAATATCCCGGGTTAATGAGGCAATCGATCTGATGAACGATAAAGGAGAGCAGGCGTTCCCGGAGTTCAGGGAGAACAATAGCGAATGGTTTCATGATGATTTTTACATATTCATCTGGAAAACTGACGGAACCCGCGTCGTCTATCCGCCTGACGTGAGCAGTGAAGGGGAGGACATGAGCGACCTTGAGGACTACAACGGCAAACCCATAGGGCAGCTCTTTATCGACACAGCACTGAGCGTGGAAGGTGAAGGATGGGTCGATTATTACTGGCCAAAGCCCGGTGAAAACGAGCCATCAATGAAACATACCTACATCAAAAGAACCTACATTGGAGATGAGGCATACCTTGTGGGATCAGGTTACTACCCGGATTAG
- a CDS encoding helix-turn-helix transcriptional regulator, translating to MNDKSLETVITARNRNILLSLENGPKKSDELCTASGMDIMAFLSIIELLEKHKLITKEADFYRLTEMGQLVSDKLNPNLPIDKVVENVYDYWQNRNINFIPQQLLERLYEMDGLTEIQPRLSDIFDHNEEAHELFKSSKTFDMIAVSIRPYLSDLLREMIDSEVNLSIIFDPRLYNKLLVDEHEELIKLIGKSQIKLYKYPRDIDFVSLKLSESCMLLQSFTKEGAYDYTQLMSCSPVTVAWGKELFEYYLKDSTSITEIK from the coding sequence ATGAACGATAAATCACTTGAAACAGTGATAACAGCAAGAAATAGGAATATACTTCTATCTCTTGAAAATGGGCCAAAAAAATCTGATGAACTTTGTACAGCTTCAGGTATGGACATAATGGCTTTTCTCTCAATCATAGAGTTACTGGAAAAGCATAAACTGATAACAAAAGAAGCAGATTTCTACAGATTAACAGAGATGGGGCAACTGGTTTCAGACAAATTAAATCCCAATCTACCCATTGATAAAGTTGTGGAGAATGTCTATGATTACTGGCAAAACCGGAACATAAATTTTATTCCTCAGCAATTGCTGGAAAGACTATATGAAATGGATGGCTTGACTGAAATTCAGCCCAGGTTATCTGATATCTTCGATCATAATGAAGAGGCGCATGAATTATTCAAAAGCTCAAAAACATTTGATATGATAGCAGTCTCGATTCGTCCTTATTTATCGGATCTTTTAAGAGAAATGATAGACAGTGAAGTAAATTTGTCAATCATTTTTGATCCACGCCTTTACAATAAACTTTTAGTAGACGAACATGAGGAATTAATTAAACTAATCGGTAAGAGCCAGATCAAGCTTTATAAATATCCTCGGGACATAGACTTTGTTTCGCTTAAATTAAGTGAATCCTGTATGTTGTTACAATCTTTTACAAAAGAAGGGGCATATGACTATACACAGCTTATGAGCTGCAGTCCAGTAACAGTAGCATGGGGAAAAGAACTGTTTGAGTACTATCTGAAAGACTCTACGTCGATTACAGAGATTAAATAA
- a CDS encoding DUF5658 family protein: MSFIEDIKPVLLLYVVGDTLTTFCALQTGMFYEGNPVLSHIFSIYGYTVLIPLKIGFMFLLYHVYKNANRYYWNITRYAVTGIGLLATVSNMAVVLNG; this comes from the coding sequence ATGTCTTTTATAGAGGATATCAAACCTGTCTTACTCCTGTATGTGGTCGGGGATACGTTAACCACTTTTTGTGCCCTGCAGACCGGAATGTTCTATGAAGGGAATCCGGTGTTGTCACATATATTCAGTATCTACGGATACACTGTACTTATCCCCTTGAAAATTGGCTTTATGTTCCTATTGTACCATGTTTACAAAAATGCGAATCGTTACTACTGGAACATTACAAGATATGCGGTGACCGGTATCGGCCTTCTTGCGACTGTCAGTAATATGGCGGTTGTCCTTAACGGATGA
- a CDS encoding chorismate--pyruvate lyase family protein has translation MDFIEKLKSFEIPTCLRVCAGTDGSVTFLLEIMTRYQTAVVTEFQHIIPADERMAEIFEVKVGADINERVVTLMSGDIPHVYARSLSAIEKMPEGVKCDMMKADIPIGRILRDHNIETRRDFEGIELIEDEPLFGADTVLSRSYRIVHHNGVLMWINERFPVDSRWEL, from the coding sequence ATGGATTTTATTGAAAAACTGAAAAGCTTTGAGATACCCACATGTCTCAGGGTTTGTGCAGGGACCGACGGATCGGTCACCTTCCTGCTGGAGATCATGACGAGATACCAGACTGCGGTTGTGACGGAGTTCCAGCATATAATCCCTGCGGATGAGAGAATGGCAGAGATCTTCGAGGTGAAGGTCGGTGCGGATATCAATGAACGTGTGGTCACACTCATGTCAGGGGATATCCCACATGTGTATGCGCGATCCCTGTCCGCAATTGAGAAGATGCCCGAGGGCGTAAAGTGCGATATGATGAAAGCCGATATCCCCATCGGAAGGATTCTCCGTGACCACAATATAGAGACGCGCAGGGATTTCGAGGGCATTGAGCTCATAGAAGATGAACCGCTCTTCGGTGCGGATACGGTTCTGTCACGCTCATACAGGATCGTCCATCACAATGGTGTCCTGATGTGGATAAACGAGCGTTTCCCGGTGGATTCCCGCTGGGAACTCTGA
- a CDS encoding DUF5611 family protein, translating into MQEYKLKRGFKPDMDRIYECLTETFPSEIRKEDDKFVTSYGILSELTVWIEGKKLVVDTVSDTSVTDDELILDSNKRFRDFLYNATGYTAKERLKQAKKAVSK; encoded by the coding sequence ATGCAGGAATACAAGTTAAAGCGCGGTTTTAAGCCGGATATGGACAGGATATACGAATGTCTTACAGAGACATTTCCCAGTGAGATCAGAAAAGAGGATGACAAATTCGTTACTTCTTACGGCATTCTTTCCGAGTTGACCGTCTGGATAGAGGGTAAGAAACTGGTTGTTGATACGGTTTCTGACACTTCCGTCACGGATGATGAACTTATTCTGGATTCTAACAAGCGTTTCAGGGATTTCCTTTACAACGCAACAGGCTACACTGCCAAGGAACGTCTTAAGCAGGCAAAGAAGGCAGTTTCCAAGTAA
- a CDS encoding cryptochrome/photolyase family protein, with amino-acid sequence MPFIDPMGSGTYDKLVLIPGNCLFHDLSTVEPENSSLFFMAEDRDFCTRFTYHKHKLVLILSAMRSYRDWLAERFDLVYYGIEDATDQSYKEKLGSVLENHGIEKLVTYEFENEGFSKLIRTLCKEKEITLETVASPGFINSVDEFKTYRGDKEKLLLNNFYIFQRKRMGYLINADGKPAGGKWNLDKQNRQVLLDSVPVPSLPSFSGDVHTGAVVEFVEREFSSHPGNGYDFYLPATRDDALLWLDDFLKYRLKDFGPYEDAIRKGEPFLFHSVLSPLLNIGLLTPFEVVEKSLDHYENNRDTIPLSSIEGFIRQIIGWREFMRGMYHGPDMRGNFFGHQRKLSEKWYTGELGIEAVDDVIGKVLKYGYCHHIERLMVLGNFMLLCEIHPDEVYRWFMELFVDAYEWVMVPNIYGMSQFADGGTLSTKPYISGSNYILKMSDYRKGSWCDVWDALYWRFIDKNKDVLRKTFRMGMMVSAYERMDSERKSNMQKIAENFLETL; translated from the coding sequence ATGCCGTTTATAGATCCCATGGGTTCCGGGACCTATGATAAACTGGTCCTGATTCCCGGCAATTGTCTTTTTCATGACCTGTCCACTGTTGAGCCTGAAAACAGTTCTCTTTTTTTCATGGCTGAGGACAGGGATTTTTGTACTCGTTTTACATATCACAAACACAAACTCGTGCTGATACTTTCTGCCATGAGGTCATACAGGGACTGGCTGGCTGAGAGATTTGATCTTGTCTATTACGGAATTGAGGATGCTACCGATCAAAGCTATAAAGAGAAACTGGGTTCTGTTCTTGAAAACCATGGGATAGAGAAACTCGTTACCTATGAATTTGAGAATGAGGGATTTTCAAAGCTTATCAGGACTTTGTGCAAGGAAAAAGAAATAACCCTTGAAACAGTTGCTTCTCCCGGTTTTATTAACTCTGTTGATGAATTCAAAACCTACAGGGGAGATAAGGAAAAACTGCTGCTGAATAACTTTTATATTTTTCAGCGAAAAAGAATGGGATATCTTATCAATGCAGATGGAAAGCCTGCAGGTGGGAAATGGAACCTTGATAAGCAAAACAGGCAAGTTCTGCTGGATTCTGTTCCTGTTCCGTCTCTGCCTTCGTTTTCCGGCGATGTTCATACCGGGGCTGTGGTGGAATTTGTTGAGAGGGAATTCTCATCCCATCCGGGAAACGGTTATGATTTCTATCTTCCGGCCACGAGAGACGATGCGCTACTATGGCTGGATGATTTTCTTAAATATCGCCTGAAGGATTTTGGCCCATATGAGGATGCGATTAGAAAAGGAGAACCTTTTCTTTTCCATTCAGTACTGTCTCCTCTGTTGAACATCGGCCTGCTGACACCTTTCGAGGTAGTTGAAAAATCTCTGGACCATTATGAAAATAACCGGGATACAATTCCTCTGTCGAGTATAGAGGGTTTTATTAGACAGATTATAGGCTGGCGTGAGTTTATGAGAGGTATGTATCACGGACCTGACATGAGAGGGAACTTTTTCGGACATCAGCGAAAGCTAAGTGAAAAATGGTACACTGGTGAGCTTGGAATCGAAGCTGTGGATGATGTGATCGGAAAAGTGCTCAAATACGGTTACTGCCACCATATAGAAAGACTAATGGTTCTCGGTAATTTCATGTTGCTGTGCGAGATTCATCCTGATGAGGTCTACAGATGGTTCATGGAGTTGTTCGTTGATGCATATGAATGGGTTATGGTGCCGAACATATATGGTATGAGCCAGTTTGCCGATGGTGGTACATTATCGACAAAACCGTACATATCGGGATCTAATTATATATTGAAGATGAGTGATTATCGCAAAGGTAGCTGGTGCGATGTATGGGATGCTCTCTACTGGCGATTCATTGACAAAAATAAAGATGTTCTTCGGAAGACTTTCCGAATGGGCATGATGGTCTCTGCTTATGAGAGGATGGACTCCGAAAGGAAAAGTAACATGCAAAAAATAGCAGAGAATTTCCTGGAAACCCTGTGA
- a CDS encoding radical SAM protein, protein MRLIDLSDAKGQIRVEFAGCNMRCPYCVHIHQPMKEWSVEDVVDFAKKSTTENVYLGGAEPTLQKDLMPLLRQLHENGKRIILKSNGMRPAVLEEALPYVEGFVLEIKAPLDDIQAIMELTGMSEERSKKYVKLLHQSLDIARRKWLRIWIRVIPEYVNKDTIPRIMPDLEGASEVMLYQFMSNPEFDLPFNGHEGPTPSWSEIRELGEMILPGVEQVRLVGDQGKLVLK, encoded by the coding sequence ATGAGACTGATAGATCTATCAGATGCCAAGGGACAGATACGGGTGGAGTTTGCAGGATGTAACATGCGCTGTCCTTATTGTGTGCATATACATCAGCCAATGAAAGAATGGTCTGTTGAAGATGTTGTTGATTTTGCAAAAAAGTCCACAACTGAGAATGTTTATCTGGGAGGCGCCGAACCAACTCTCCAGAAGGACCTCATGCCTTTGCTCAGGCAGCTTCATGAAAACGGTAAAAGGATTATTTTGAAATCAAATGGCATGAGACCTGCCGTACTTGAGGAAGCTCTCCCCTATGTGGAGGGTTTTGTGCTTGAGATAAAGGCTCCGCTTGATGACATTCAGGCTATTATGGAGCTGACAGGCATGTCCGAGGAACGTAGTAAGAAATACGTAAAACTGCTGCATCAGTCCCTTGACATAGCCCGCAGGAAATGGCTCAGGATATGGATAAGGGTCATTCCGGAATATGTGAACAAGGACACAATTCCCCGTATTATGCCAGATCTGGAAGGTGCTTCCGAGGTCATGCTCTATCAGTTCATGAGTAATCCCGAATTCGATCTTCCGTTCAATGGACATGAAGGGCCTACCCCTTCGTGGAGTGAGATCAGGGAACTTGGTGAGATGATACTCCCCGGGGTAGAGCAGGTCAGGCTTGTGGGAGATCAGGGAAAGCTGGTACTGAAATAA
- a CDS encoding methanogenesis marker 2 protein, whose translation MYIEELAESIRNFEGVTRKKPISDIVSIFETVRPEYRDAIVDFGDDAAVIDIGTDDVILFAADAIWGKIVNKSPWWTGYTSVVVNVNDISAMGGRPLAMVNVMSSSDHDSTEEVMRGIRDGIKKFGVPMVGGHMHPDTPYNSLAVSIIGIAKKDCVIRSDTAKPGDIVIAAYDMDGRVGKNSPYSWDTTSFKEPSIVRDRFMVMQEIGEKKLATAGKDISNPGTIGTLGMLCEVSRVGASVDLRNIPRPDNVDFEQWLKIYPATGYVLTAKEENAAECIEVFEKCGIVAAVIGKIEETRKLDIYDDDGRATVFDFSKDKITGIEI comes from the coding sequence TTGTATATTGAAGAGCTTGCGGAAAGTATCAGGAACTTTGAAGGGGTAACCCGTAAAAAACCAATATCTGATATTGTCAGTATCTTTGAGACAGTACGCCCGGAGTACAGGGATGCGATTGTGGATTTCGGTGACGACGCCGCTGTAATTGATATCGGAACCGATGATGTTATTCTTTTCGCGGCTGATGCCATATGGGGAAAGATAGTCAATAAAAGTCCCTGGTGGACCGGTTATACTTCCGTGGTTGTCAATGTGAATGATATCTCGGCAATGGGTGGAAGGCCCCTGGCCATGGTAAATGTCATGTCATCCAGTGACCATGATTCAACTGAAGAGGTGATGAGGGGTATCCGTGACGGGATAAAAAAATTCGGTGTACCCATGGTCGGAGGACATATGCACCCGGACACGCCCTATAATTCTCTGGCTGTTTCCATCATAGGTATAGCCAAAAAGGACTGTGTGATCAGGAGTGACACCGCAAAGCCGGGTGACATTGTCATTGCGGCCTATGATATGGATGGAAGGGTGGGAAAGAATTCTCCCTATAGCTGGGATACAACATCATTCAAGGAGCCTTCAATTGTACGTGACAGGTTCATGGTAATGCAGGAGATCGGCGAGAAAAAGCTTGCAACAGCCGGCAAGGACATAAGCAATCCCGGTACCATCGGTACCCTGGGAATGCTCTGTGAGGTAAGCAGGGTAGGTGCATCCGTGGATCTCAGGAATATACCAAGGCCGGATAATGTGGATTTCGAGCAATGGCTCAAGATATATCCTGCCACAGGATACGTTCTGACTGCAAAAGAGGAAAATGCTGCCGAATGTATTGAAGTGTTTGAAAAATGCGGTATCGTTGCTGCCGTAATCGGAAAGATCGAAGAGACCCGCAAACTTGACATCTATGATGACGATGGCAGAGCAACGGTTTTTGATTTCTCAAAGGATAAAATAACCGGAATCGAAATTTAA
- the nifB gene encoding nitrogenase cofactor biosynthesis protein NifB produces the protein MDNQKSEECEMEISRDKEVKRVIAQHPCYSKEAQHKFGRIHLAVAPKCNIQCNYCDRKFDCVNESRPGVTSEVLSPEDALEKTRQVLSEYPFIKVVGVAGPGDPLANDETFETLELIKNEFPDVTLCLSTNGLVLPERMSDILRTGVTTLTVTMNAIDPEIEAQLISHVSYKGKVYKGIEAAEILIKNQLEGIRLAVEADLVVKVNTVLVPGINDEHIIEVAKKINDLGVYIMNVMPLICQAKFADREAPSPAECKAVQDACAPYVQQMRHCRQCRSDAYGLIGKDLSQMSEERRNVIKLDMKKKMHSDEKA, from the coding sequence ATGGATAATCAAAAATCAGAAGAATGTGAAATGGAAATTTCCAGGGATAAGGAAGTCAAGAGAGTAATAGCACAACATCCCTGTTATTCCAAAGAGGCCCAGCACAAGTTCGGGAGAATCCACCTGGCAGTAGCTCCGAAATGCAATATTCAGTGTAATTATTGTGATCGAAAGTTTGACTGCGTTAACGAGAGCAGACCCGGTGTTACCAGTGAGGTATTAAGTCCTGAGGATGCTCTTGAGAAAACAAGACAGGTTCTCAGTGAATATCCTTTCATAAAGGTAGTCGGTGTTGCAGGTCCCGGTGACCCGCTTGCAAACGATGAGACCTTTGAGACTCTGGAACTTATCAAGAACGAGTTTCCGGACGTGACACTCTGCCTGAGTACCAACGGGCTTGTACTGCCCGAGAGAATGTCTGATATTCTCAGGACAGGTGTTACAACTCTGACCGTGACGATGAATGCAATCGACCCTGAGATCGAGGCTCAGCTCATAAGCCATGTTTCCTATAAAGGAAAGGTCTACAAGGGCATTGAAGCCGCGGAGATTCTGATCAAAAATCAGCTTGAAGGTATCAGGCTTGCGGTTGAGGCGGATCTTGTGGTAAAGGTAAATACGGTGCTTGTTCCGGGTATCAACGATGAGCATATTATCGAGGTCGCAAAGAAGATCAATGATCTCGGTGTTTATATCATGAATGTGATGCCACTCATCTGCCAGGCAAAGTTTGCTGACAGGGAAGCTCCTTCACCTGCCGAGTGCAAGGCCGTGCAGGATGCATGTGCACCCTATGTACAGCAGATGAGACACTGTCGCCAGTGCAGGTCAGATGCTTACGGTCTGATCGGTAAGGATCTCTCGCAGATGAGTGAGGAACGCCGTAACGTCATTAAACTTGATATGAAAAAGAAGATGCATTCGGATGAGAAGGCTTAG
- the queD gene encoding 6-carboxytetrahydropterin synthase QueD: protein MKMKLGIIDYIDSAHYLPEHNTCGVVHGHTYKVEIVIEGEKKESGMVMDFYEIKKIVKEVLKEYDHVLLNEILEYPSVENLCEHMHSTLSSRLDFPLSLKIWEGQGKWCEICP, encoded by the coding sequence ATGAAAATGAAATTAGGAATAATAGATTATATTGACAGTGCCCACTACCTCCCGGAACACAACACATGCGGAGTGGTCCACGGGCATACTTACAAGGTTGAGATCGTGATAGAAGGTGAAAAGAAGGAAAGCGGGATGGTCATGGATTTCTATGAGATCAAAAAGATCGTCAAGGAAGTCCTGAAAGAGTACGACCATGTGCTGCTTAACGAGATACTTGAGTACCCGAGTGTTGAGAATCTCTGTGAACATATGCATTCGACTCTCTCGTCAAGACTTGATTTCCCGCTGTCCCTGAAGATATGGGAAGGACAGGGCAAGTGGTGTGAAATATGTCCTTAG
- a CDS encoding 7-carboxy-7-deazaguanine synthase QueE → MYAPISEVFCSVQGEGPYVGSRQAFVRFAGCNLSCPYCDTQAEDPETCRFEEKPGSDIFEYLDNPLSTNAVERMLSSFDNIHSVSLTGGEPLLHADFIADMSITSPLYLESNMTMPHLAKKVRDKLSFVSGDVKIIPPSSVEDFENHIERTIECFRILKTTKNRDCFCKIVVTKDTDADDIEAVIGAISGYISCLVLQPVSQPDKLPGPGYLLDLQEKLLDYVDTKIIPQTHKMWGCL, encoded by the coding sequence ATGTATGCTCCCATAAGTGAGGTATTCTGCTCTGTGCAGGGTGAAGGTCCGTATGTTGGTTCCAGGCAGGCGTTCGTACGCTTTGCCGGATGTAATCTGAGCTGTCCCTATTGTGATACACAGGCAGAGGATCCTGAAACCTGCAGGTTCGAGGAAAAGCCAGGATCCGATATTTTTGAGTATCTGGACAATCCACTTTCTACAAACGCTGTTGAAAGGATGCTTTCATCTTTTGATAATATACATTCGGTGTCACTTACAGGAGGGGAGCCCCTTCTTCATGCGGATTTCATAGCAGATATGAGCATAACAAGTCCTCTGTATCTCGAATCCAACATGACCATGCCACATCTTGCAAAAAAGGTAAGGGATAAGCTGTCCTTCGTTTCCGGGGATGTTAAAATAATACCTCCTTCCTCTGTGGAGGATTTTGAGAATCATATAGAGAGGACCATAGAGTGTTTCAGGATACTCAAAACTACAAAGAACAGGGATTGCTTCTGTAAGATAGTTGTCACTAAGGATACGGATGCAGATGATATCGAAGCGGTGATAGGGGCTATCTCAGGTTATATATCCTGTCTTGTATTGCAGCCAGTCTCGCAGCCAGACAAGCTGCCAGGGCCCGGATATCTGCTGGATCTCCAGGAAAAGCTACTCGATTATGTTGATACTAAAATAATACCACAGACCCACAAGATGTGGGGGTGTCTGTAA
- a CDS encoding DUF366 family protein, whose protein sequence is MECIILDERLDYDGNQISSLWAYNLADVQSDSIIAFRGACDVKIEHMIDLEDKKQGDMIFSTDMLHFIIEHFDSTDLKLIYARQRLFTAIVREILSSRFLDIERMGDDLFIKGKKLTVSIASTSPVSQKIHFGINVVHDHYGSLDEIGIGGDEVGKILREIANSYTNEIADIEKDLRKSRPLDVI, encoded by the coding sequence ATGGAATGTATAATACTTGATGAAAGGCTCGATTATGACGGAAATCAGATATCGTCTCTCTGGGCATATAATCTGGCGGATGTACAGTCGGATTCTATAATAGCTTTCAGGGGAGCATGTGATGTGAAAATTGAGCATATGATTGACCTTGAGGACAAAAAACAGGGTGACATGATATTCTCCACGGACATGCTTCACTTTATTATCGAACATTTCGATTCAACAGATCTCAAACTTATTTATGCAAGACAGAGGTTGTTCACAGCAATTGTCCGTGAGATTCTCTCATCCCGCTTCCTGGATATAGAAAGGATGGGTGATGATCTTTTCATAAAAGGTAAAAAGCTCACAGTGTCCATTGCAAGTACATCCCCGGTTTCCCAGAAAATCCATTTTGGTATAAACGTGGTTCATGACCACTACGGAAGCCTGGATGAAATAGGGATAGGGGGTGATGAGGTCGGCAAAATTCTGCGGGAAATAGCAAATTCTTACACCAATGAGATCGCTGATATTGAAAAAGACCTCCGTAAATCCCGTCCACTTGATGTGATATAA